The uncultured Bacteroides sp. genomic sequence GCCGGCACTCGCATAACCGCTAAGTTCAGTGCTTTTTTTAAAGAATTACTTAGACAATAATGCTGTCTGCAGCGAATCTTTGGCTGGACACTATGGATTAGATGGCAAGCTCATTCAAAAGTATTATAAAGAAAATCTGACCGATTTTAGGGAATTGGATTAGTTGTCCCATGCAGAAGATTGCATTCTCTTCCTAAAAAACCTCTCTTATCACCTTTGCATTGTTGAAACAGCGCTTACCTCAGGAGAATTATACACTATTCTCTCAAGTAAAAAAGGTTATGCCTGTAAGGGTACAATCGTAGCTGTTATTAAAGGAGCCAAAGCTGAAGATATAATAAATGTACTCTGCAAGATTCCAGAGAAGGAACGCAATATTGTAAAAGAGGTTACTCTTGATATGGCAGGTAGCATGCAAAAGATT encodes the following:
- a CDS encoding transposase, with protein sequence MSHAEDCILFLKNLSYHLCIVETALTSGELYTILSSKKGYACKGTIVAVIKGAKAEDIINVLCKIPEKERNIVKEVTLDMAGSMQKIIRCCFPKAIKV